A portion of the Streptomyces sp. NBC_01335 genome contains these proteins:
- a CDS encoding sigma-70 region 4 domain-containing protein yields the protein MSGYERRLVEHLLPAVWSPEAAYGIRSPQAPDADMPRGSVDPRTAGTLFAHLADICQAWAKCDLSEGERRALFLRYGLDWPDGEIAAECGVTDRGVRYRLERGVGKIAAWLNGAEYIDGYDELERAA from the coding sequence GTGAGCGGATACGAGCGGCGGCTCGTCGAACATCTACTTCCTGCCGTGTGGTCTCCGGAGGCCGCGTACGGCATTCGCAGTCCGCAGGCCCCGGACGCCGACATGCCACGCGGATCGGTGGACCCGAGAACGGCCGGCACTCTGTTTGCCCACCTCGCGGACATCTGTCAAGCCTGGGCGAAGTGCGACCTCTCTGAGGGCGAGCGACGGGCGCTGTTCCTGCGGTATGGACTCGACTGGCCTGACGGCGAGATCGCCGCCGAGTGCGGGGTGACGGACCGTGGGGTCCGCTATCGGCTGGAGCGGGGCGTGGGCAAGATCGCGGCCTGGCTGAACGGAGCCGAGTACATCGATGGCTATGACGAATTGGAGCGCGCGGCGTGA